Proteins from one Corvus cornix cornix isolate S_Up_H32 chromosome 19, ASM73873v5, whole genome shotgun sequence genomic window:
- the KIAA0753 gene encoding protein moonraker isoform X2: MGPSKTAVPDDAFALSTQRYGNEAKALQAQLQFNRNVPAVPENLALRFSHPRPIIIEKLKASNLVGSEDPSLKSSGMFSVVSEERLKLAVQLAKRDIKQRRLQEQVKQREFGDVVSKPWWTQKSQQQKTEVFVSRENKNALKSQSRLRCQQRLDQPSQGESASSDANTYLCVVKEGKASPAVLDSPPTHDTGPDPKPNLNKKEHKNTQEVQRLQKELRSYVQKIEEIIKKGRDRELDPENKQRLCIRRQQQAARSARMLYVLQQQVKEIQDDIEKLSPHTIKHTKKSRAVSRLAAAHRGAVRTLQAFASQFADQTDEQIPAHYKELGSLVRQLSLCSAKVEGDSSISDVIIDILLQVEDLNSLLENKQTPKTVKKCISASQAKSPRKTETFPARKHLLSPKGENKPVPLKGQLGQESKKPPCAGSLLTVQQANSCAHILHNKYQEKSGPPIPERNATLQGSTVALVRARAVKKESVLESGALRKKDVSLPAKPQGMLKSLKSRWVHPPGKRARFREPTIAFQLKENKRPVKESKMPCMPSKAPPRSGSPKRSQTISPAHCADKDGKEVQEWSEPPLDRTQQVATNADVLSEKLLDDLLEDTAQELWSMDQHERLQTEALLVADTHSLESMLQRMEEIEMYQEAVRRRVTQIVYSDSQFWAQEDKTEQQMASTAKKLTSPHPVQITKLTGHTELETDILFEKPFDSIDIDENKEAEEKLQTGDDILQPLPLNSLQKAYSVSLSVPSDVLQSILDYNSRYKHHLKLISHEVVGSFDPWQIAESLAEQLTEEALCDVAAELQDVCEDYAEAVFTSEFLQPMH; encoded by the exons ATGGGGCCGAGCAAGACAGCAGTGCCTGATGATGCGTTTGCATTGAGCACCCAGCGATACGGGAATGAAGCTAAGGCTTTACAAGCACAG CTCCAGTTTAATAGAAATGTTCCTGCAGTTCCAGAGAACTTGGCTCTCAGATTCTCTCACCCTCGTCCAATTATAATAGAAAAACTGAAGGCATCCAATCTAGTTGGAAGTGAGGACCCCAGCCTGAAAAGCTCTGGGATGTTCTCAGTGGTATCTGAAGAGAGACTGAAATTAGCTGTTCAGCTGGCAAAAAGGGACATCAAACAAAGACGTCTCCAAGAACAAGTGAAACAGCGGGAATTTGGAGATGTGGTCAGTAAACCATGGTGGACTCAAAAATCACAACAGCAGAAGACTGAAGTATTTGTAAGTcgagaaaataaaaatgccctGAAGTCTCAGTCTCGCTTGAGATGTCAGCAGAGGCTTGACCAGCCTTCCCAAGGGGAGTCTGCCAGCTCTGATGCAAACACTTATCTCTGCGTAGTTAAGGAGGGAAAGGCATCACCAGCTGTTTTGGACTCTCCACCCACCCATGACACAGGACCAGACCCCAAGccaaatttaaataaaaaagaacataaaaatacGCAGGAAGTCCAGCGTCTGCAGAAAGAATTGAGGAGCTATGTCCAGAAAATcgaagaaattattaaaaaag GGAGAGATAGAGAACTTGATCCTGAAAACAAGCAGCGACTTTGCATTAGGAGACAACAACAAGCTGCACGGTCAGCTCGGATGCTGTATGTGCTCCAGCAACAG GTAAAAGAAATTCAGGATGATATAGAAAAACTGAGTCCTCATACAATCAAACATACTAAAAAG TCCCGAGCAGTATCCAGGttggcagcagcacacagaggagcTGTACGAACCCTGCAGGCATTTGCcagtcagtttgcagatcaAACAGATGAGCAGATTCCTGCCCACTACAAGGAACTGGGCAGTCTCGTTCGACAACTGTCTCTATGCTCTGCCAAAGTAGAAGGAGATTCTTCCATTTCTGACGTTATCATAGATATTTTGCTGCAAGTTGAG GATCTGAAttcactgctggaaaacaagcaaacaccaaaaacagtgaagaaatgtatttcagctTCTCAGGCCAAATCTCCAAGGAAGACTGAGACATTTCCAGCCAGAAAGCACCTTCTGTctccaaaaggagaaaacaaacctGTCCCCTTAAAGGGACAGCTTGGACAAGAGTCTAAAAAACCTCCATGTGCTGGTAGTCTCTTGACTG tTCAACAGGCAAACAGTTGTGCTCATATATTGCACAATAAATACCAAGAAAAAAGTGGCCCACCTATTCCAGAGAGAAATGCCACTTTGCAAGGGAGCACAGTTGCACTGGTGAGAGCTAGAGCTGTAAAAAAAGAGTCTGTCCTTGAAAGTGGTGCTTTGAGGAAGAAAGATGTGTCACTGCCTGCAAAACCACAG GGAATGCTGAAATCTTTAAAGTCAAGATGGGTACACCCTCCAGGAAAGCGTGCCCGATTTCGAGAGCCAACTATAGCTTTCCAACTAAAAGAGAACAAACGACCTGTTAAGGAGAGCAAAATGCCCTGCATGCCTTCAAAGGCTCCGCCTCGGTCTGGTTCACCTAAGCG GTCACAAACTATTTCTCCAGCCCATTGTGCAGACAAAGATGGGAAGGAGGTACAGGAGTGGTCAGAGCCTCCGTTAGACAGGACACAG cAGGTTGCAACAAATGCAGATGTTCTGAGTGAAAAGCTATTGGATGACCTTTTGGAAGATACTGCTCAGGAACTGTGGAGCATGGATCAGCATGAGAGACTCCAGACTGAGGCCCTGCTTGTGGCTGACACTCATAGCCTGGAGTCAATGTTGCAAAGAATGGAAGAAATTGAA ATGTACCAGGAGGCTGTCCGCAGGAGAGTCACCCAGATTGTGTACAGTGACTCCCAGTTTTGGGCCCAGGAAGACAAAACGG aACAACAAATGGCATCAACAGCTAAAAAACTTACATCTCCTCATCCAGTTCAGATAACCAAATTAACTGGACACACAGAGCTAGAAACAGACATTCTATTTGAAAAACCTTTTGACAGCAT TGATATTgatgaaaacaaagaagcagaggagaaattGCAGACTGGAGATGACATTCTGCAGCCCTTGCCTCTGAATTCTCTACAGAAAGCGTATTCTGTGTCTCTCTCTGTGCCAAGCGATGTGCTCCAGAGCATCTTGGATTATAACAGCAGATACAAGCATCATTTAAAGCTTATTTCCCATGAGGTGGTGGGCAGTTTTGATCCATGGCAGATTGCTGAGAG TCTTGCAGAGCAACTGACAGAAGAAGCCCTGTGTGATGTGGCAGCAGAGTTGCAGGATGTTTGTGAGGACTATGCAGAAGCTGTGTTCACATCGGAGTTTTTGCAGCCAATGCACTGA
- the KIAA0753 gene encoding protein moonraker isoform X7, translated as MGPSKTAVPDDAFALSTQRYGNEAKALQAQLQFNRNVPAVPENLALRFSHPRPIIIEKLKASNLVGSEDPSLKSSGMFSVVSEERLKLAVQLAKRDIKQRRLQEQVKQREFGDVVSKPWWTQKSQQQKTEVFVSRENKNALKSQSRLRCQQRLDQPSQGESASSDANTYLCVVKEGKASPAVLDSPPTHDTGPDPKPNLNKKEHKNTQEVQRLQKELRSYVQKIEEIIKKGRDRELDPENKQRLCIRRQQQAARSARMLYVLQQQVKEIQDDIEKLSPHTIKHTKKSRAVSRLAAAHRGAVRTLQAFASQFADQTDEQIPAHYKELGSLVRQLSLCSAKVEGDSSISDVIIDILLQVEDLNSLLENKQTPKTVKKCISASQAKSPRKTETFPARKHLLSPKGENKPVPLKGQLGQESKKPPCAGSLLTAVQQANSCAHILHNKYQEKSGPPIPERNATLQGSTVALVRARAVKKESVLESGALRKKDVSLPAKPQGMLKSLKSRWVHPPGKRARFREPTIAFQLKENKRPVKESKMPCMPSKAPPRSGSPKRSQTISPAHCADKDGKEVQEWSEPPLDRTQQVATNADVLSEKLLDDLLEDTAQELWSMDQHERLQTEALLVADTHSLESMLQRMEEIEMYQEAVRRRVTQIVYSDSQFWAQEDKTVLQSN; from the exons ATGGGGCCGAGCAAGACAGCAGTGCCTGATGATGCGTTTGCATTGAGCACCCAGCGATACGGGAATGAAGCTAAGGCTTTACAAGCACAG CTCCAGTTTAATAGAAATGTTCCTGCAGTTCCAGAGAACTTGGCTCTCAGATTCTCTCACCCTCGTCCAATTATAATAGAAAAACTGAAGGCATCCAATCTAGTTGGAAGTGAGGACCCCAGCCTGAAAAGCTCTGGGATGTTCTCAGTGGTATCTGAAGAGAGACTGAAATTAGCTGTTCAGCTGGCAAAAAGGGACATCAAACAAAGACGTCTCCAAGAACAAGTGAAACAGCGGGAATTTGGAGATGTGGTCAGTAAACCATGGTGGACTCAAAAATCACAACAGCAGAAGACTGAAGTATTTGTAAGTcgagaaaataaaaatgccctGAAGTCTCAGTCTCGCTTGAGATGTCAGCAGAGGCTTGACCAGCCTTCCCAAGGGGAGTCTGCCAGCTCTGATGCAAACACTTATCTCTGCGTAGTTAAGGAGGGAAAGGCATCACCAGCTGTTTTGGACTCTCCACCCACCCATGACACAGGACCAGACCCCAAGccaaatttaaataaaaaagaacataaaaatacGCAGGAAGTCCAGCGTCTGCAGAAAGAATTGAGGAGCTATGTCCAGAAAATcgaagaaattattaaaaaag GGAGAGATAGAGAACTTGATCCTGAAAACAAGCAGCGACTTTGCATTAGGAGACAACAACAAGCTGCACGGTCAGCTCGGATGCTGTATGTGCTCCAGCAACAG GTAAAAGAAATTCAGGATGATATAGAAAAACTGAGTCCTCATACAATCAAACATACTAAAAAG TCCCGAGCAGTATCCAGGttggcagcagcacacagaggagcTGTACGAACCCTGCAGGCATTTGCcagtcagtttgcagatcaAACAGATGAGCAGATTCCTGCCCACTACAAGGAACTGGGCAGTCTCGTTCGACAACTGTCTCTATGCTCTGCCAAAGTAGAAGGAGATTCTTCCATTTCTGACGTTATCATAGATATTTTGCTGCAAGTTGAG GATCTGAAttcactgctggaaaacaagcaaacaccaaaaacagtgaagaaatgtatttcagctTCTCAGGCCAAATCTCCAAGGAAGACTGAGACATTTCCAGCCAGAAAGCACCTTCTGTctccaaaaggagaaaacaaacctGTCCCCTTAAAGGGACAGCTTGGACAAGAGTCTAAAAAACCTCCATGTGCTGGTAGTCTCTTGACTG cagtTCAACAGGCAAACAGTTGTGCTCATATATTGCACAATAAATACCAAGAAAAAAGTGGCCCACCTATTCCAGAGAGAAATGCCACTTTGCAAGGGAGCACAGTTGCACTGGTGAGAGCTAGAGCTGTAAAAAAAGAGTCTGTCCTTGAAAGTGGTGCTTTGAGGAAGAAAGATGTGTCACTGCCTGCAAAACCACAG GGAATGCTGAAATCTTTAAAGTCAAGATGGGTACACCCTCCAGGAAAGCGTGCCCGATTTCGAGAGCCAACTATAGCTTTCCAACTAAAAGAGAACAAACGACCTGTTAAGGAGAGCAAAATGCCCTGCATGCCTTCAAAGGCTCCGCCTCGGTCTGGTTCACCTAAGCG GTCACAAACTATTTCTCCAGCCCATTGTGCAGACAAAGATGGGAAGGAGGTACAGGAGTGGTCAGAGCCTCCGTTAGACAGGACACAG cAGGTTGCAACAAATGCAGATGTTCTGAGTGAAAAGCTATTGGATGACCTTTTGGAAGATACTGCTCAGGAACTGTGGAGCATGGATCAGCATGAGAGACTCCAGACTGAGGCCCTGCTTGTGGCTGACACTCATAGCCTGGAGTCAATGTTGCAAAGAATGGAAGAAATTGAA ATGTACCAGGAGGCTGTCCGCAGGAGAGTCACCCAGATTGTGTACAGTGACTCCCAGTTTTGGGCCCAGGAAGACAAAACGG TCTTGCAGAGCAACTGA
- the KIAA0753 gene encoding protein moonraker isoform X5 → MGPSKTAVPDDAFALSTQRYGNEAKALQAQLQFNRNVPAVPENLALRFSHPRPIIIEKLKASNLVGSEDPSLKSSGMFSVVSEERLKLAVQLAKRDIKQRRLQEQVKQREFGDVVSKPWWTQKSQQQKTEVFVSRENKNALKSQSRLRCQQRLDQPSQGESASSDANTYLCVVKEGKASPAVLDSPPTHDTGPDPKPNLNKKEHKNTQEVQRLQKELRSYVQKIEEIIKKGRDRELDPENKQRLCIRRQQQAARSARMLYVLQQQVKEIQDDIEKLSPHTIKHTKKSRAVSRLAAAHRGAVRTLQAFASQFADQTDEQIPAHYKELGSLVRQLSLCSAKVEGDSSISDVIIDILLQVEDLNSLLENKQTPKTVKKCISASQAKSPRKTETFPARKHLLSPKGENKPVPLKGQLGQESKKPPCAGSLLTAVQQANSCAHILHNKYQEKSGPPIPERNATLQGSTVALVRARAVKKESVLESGALRKKDVSLPAKPQGMLKSLKSRWVHPPGKRARFREPTIAFQLKENKRPVKESKMPCMPSKAPPRSGSPKRSQTISPAHCADKDGKEVQEWSEPPLDRTQQVATNADVLSEKLLDDLLEDTAQELWSMDQHERLQTEALLVADTHSLESMLQRMEEIEMYQEAVRRRVTQIVYSDSQFWAQEDKTEQQMASTAKKLTSPHPVQITKLTGHTELETDILFEKPFDSM, encoded by the exons ATGGGGCCGAGCAAGACAGCAGTGCCTGATGATGCGTTTGCATTGAGCACCCAGCGATACGGGAATGAAGCTAAGGCTTTACAAGCACAG CTCCAGTTTAATAGAAATGTTCCTGCAGTTCCAGAGAACTTGGCTCTCAGATTCTCTCACCCTCGTCCAATTATAATAGAAAAACTGAAGGCATCCAATCTAGTTGGAAGTGAGGACCCCAGCCTGAAAAGCTCTGGGATGTTCTCAGTGGTATCTGAAGAGAGACTGAAATTAGCTGTTCAGCTGGCAAAAAGGGACATCAAACAAAGACGTCTCCAAGAACAAGTGAAACAGCGGGAATTTGGAGATGTGGTCAGTAAACCATGGTGGACTCAAAAATCACAACAGCAGAAGACTGAAGTATTTGTAAGTcgagaaaataaaaatgccctGAAGTCTCAGTCTCGCTTGAGATGTCAGCAGAGGCTTGACCAGCCTTCCCAAGGGGAGTCTGCCAGCTCTGATGCAAACACTTATCTCTGCGTAGTTAAGGAGGGAAAGGCATCACCAGCTGTTTTGGACTCTCCACCCACCCATGACACAGGACCAGACCCCAAGccaaatttaaataaaaaagaacataaaaatacGCAGGAAGTCCAGCGTCTGCAGAAAGAATTGAGGAGCTATGTCCAGAAAATcgaagaaattattaaaaaag GGAGAGATAGAGAACTTGATCCTGAAAACAAGCAGCGACTTTGCATTAGGAGACAACAACAAGCTGCACGGTCAGCTCGGATGCTGTATGTGCTCCAGCAACAG GTAAAAGAAATTCAGGATGATATAGAAAAACTGAGTCCTCATACAATCAAACATACTAAAAAG TCCCGAGCAGTATCCAGGttggcagcagcacacagaggagcTGTACGAACCCTGCAGGCATTTGCcagtcagtttgcagatcaAACAGATGAGCAGATTCCTGCCCACTACAAGGAACTGGGCAGTCTCGTTCGACAACTGTCTCTATGCTCTGCCAAAGTAGAAGGAGATTCTTCCATTTCTGACGTTATCATAGATATTTTGCTGCAAGTTGAG GATCTGAAttcactgctggaaaacaagcaaacaccaaaaacagtgaagaaatgtatttcagctTCTCAGGCCAAATCTCCAAGGAAGACTGAGACATTTCCAGCCAGAAAGCACCTTCTGTctccaaaaggagaaaacaaacctGTCCCCTTAAAGGGACAGCTTGGACAAGAGTCTAAAAAACCTCCATGTGCTGGTAGTCTCTTGACTG cagtTCAACAGGCAAACAGTTGTGCTCATATATTGCACAATAAATACCAAGAAAAAAGTGGCCCACCTATTCCAGAGAGAAATGCCACTTTGCAAGGGAGCACAGTTGCACTGGTGAGAGCTAGAGCTGTAAAAAAAGAGTCTGTCCTTGAAAGTGGTGCTTTGAGGAAGAAAGATGTGTCACTGCCTGCAAAACCACAG GGAATGCTGAAATCTTTAAAGTCAAGATGGGTACACCCTCCAGGAAAGCGTGCCCGATTTCGAGAGCCAACTATAGCTTTCCAACTAAAAGAGAACAAACGACCTGTTAAGGAGAGCAAAATGCCCTGCATGCCTTCAAAGGCTCCGCCTCGGTCTGGTTCACCTAAGCG GTCACAAACTATTTCTCCAGCCCATTGTGCAGACAAAGATGGGAAGGAGGTACAGGAGTGGTCAGAGCCTCCGTTAGACAGGACACAG cAGGTTGCAACAAATGCAGATGTTCTGAGTGAAAAGCTATTGGATGACCTTTTGGAAGATACTGCTCAGGAACTGTGGAGCATGGATCAGCATGAGAGACTCCAGACTGAGGCCCTGCTTGTGGCTGACACTCATAGCCTGGAGTCAATGTTGCAAAGAATGGAAGAAATTGAA ATGTACCAGGAGGCTGTCCGCAGGAGAGTCACCCAGATTGTGTACAGTGACTCCCAGTTTTGGGCCCAGGAAGACAAAACGG aACAACAAATGGCATCAACAGCTAAAAAACTTACATCTCCTCATCCAGTTCAGATAACCAAATTAACTGGACACACAGAGCTAGAAACAGACATTCTATTTGAAAAACCTTTTGACAGCATGTAA